In the bacterium genome, TCGACGTGAAAAGTCTGCTCTAAATAGTATTTCAACTTGCCCTGAAGGTAATTGACCGACTGCAGCAACACCACCGCCCACTGGCCCGGTGTCCGCAAATTTTTCCAGCCGGCGCGTTGATAGCTCATCGCTTTCAGGACACCCATATTGCCGTTGCGCAGACCAAAAAACTGTTCGTATTCCGGTATAAGAATCACCCGGTCCCCTGCAGCCAGATGTCCACGGACTTCGGCGAGCATATACGCTAGACCGATGTCGGCATGTAGGCCCATATTGACCACCGGATAGCCGCTGGCCTGCTCCAGTCTTTCCGTATCGACTCCGCAGGCCAGATTCGAGCCTCCCACCAGCACCACTTTGGGTGAAGGCGTCTGAGCCAGCCGCTGATGCTTGTCTATGGTGGCGGCAAAGTAATGGTCTTGATCCACCGGCAGCAGCCGCCACAGCCCCGCCAGAACAGCGATGATCAGACCTGCCAGGAGGCAGAGCCGTTGGCACACTTTTTTCATAGCAACTATCCACTGGACGTCCTGGGCGCCGTGGTACGGCCCGGACGGCGCGCTAAAATTGAAAATAAATGAATTGTTGTTCAGTCGCCATGCGGCCGAACAAAAGGATCAGCAGCATCAGACCGCTGTACAAAGCCAACCGCAGGACAACCGGTTTTCCCCGCAACAGACGACCGAGGGATCCGCGCCGCTGCAACAGCTGAACGCTCTGCAGAATCAGCAAGGCCGCGACCGCCACAGTCATCTCCACCTTACCCAGCGCTACAGACTGATGATCAGAAGAAAAAATCAGCATATTTTTCAAAAGGGTCATCGCGTCTGACAGCGTTTCCGCTCGAAAGAAAATCCAGGCAAAGCATACCAGGTGAAAGGTGACGCCGACGCGCATTATTTTCAGCAGCCCCGGCCGGCGCTCCAGGCCGAGACGGGCGGTCAAGGTTTTACGCACTGCCGCGGTCCACACGGCAAAGAGAGAATAAAAACCGTGCAAAGCGCCCCAAACGAGAAAGGTCCAGTTGGCGCCGTGCCATAAACCGCTGATCAGAAAAACAAGGAACAGATTGACCTGCCACCGCCACACCGCGACCCGGTTGCCGCCCAACGGAATGTACAGGTAGTCTTTGAACCAGGTGGACAACG is a window encoding:
- a CDS encoding MBOAT family protein produces the protein LLYVTFFPQLVAGPIERAKNLLPQLMQKFAFDYERVTSGLKLMAWGFFKKLVIADRLAVYVNTVYGHPQDFTGWPICLATYFFAFQIYCDFSGYSDIAIGAARIMGFSLMENFHRPYYAKSIREFWHRWHISLSTWFKDYLYIPLGGNRVAVWRWQVNLFLVFLISGLWHGANWTFLVWGALHGFYSLFAVWTAAVRKTLTARLGLERRPGLLKIMRVGVTFHLVCFAWIFFRAETLSDAMTLLKNMLIFSSDHQSVALGKVEMTVAVAALLILQSVQLLQRRGSLGRLLRGKPVVLRLALYSGLMLLILLFGRMATEQQFIYFQF